Sequence from the Mobula hypostoma chromosome 11, sMobHyp1.1, whole genome shotgun sequence genome:
TGTGAATCTGAACTTTTCAAATAACATTTGAGTTCCAGCATTCCTTCTAGTGGTGTCATGTTTGTGAACGCTAATATTATGAAAAATAATATTGTTATGCCAGTGGACAAAATACCCCTAGTGGGACACAGCAGGTTAGGaaacagcatttaaaaaaaaaactgcaagtaTTTGTACCACATCATTTACTAACCACTTTCTCATGCTGATCATAATTGCCACTAGAATTTGAATTTGATTTTTGTGTAACAATCCCCTAGCTCCTTGAATGTGAATAACAGTGTTAGATTTACAGCTTTATTGAGGAAATTTAAACACAATTTGTCATTTCCATAAAACATCTTGATCATCAAATGATCATGAAAATATGTTGAGAACTCCTCGCCAATTTGCAAAGTGTGTAATGTTCATGGAGCTCATTATAATAAGAAAAAAGAAACTAAAGGCAGGTGCTCACTGTCATAAACTGTGAAGAGTTTCATTTCCAAGCTTGCACTTACATTAACTAAGCACATTTCTCACATGTTCCCCTCTCTCCAGTTTGACAAGGACACAAAACTAAATCACTGCTGATAGTCACAATGAAGTGCTTGTTTATTTCCACATTCTTCCGATTAATACCGCTGACGCATTCCACCTTTCATTTAAAGATGTTTTTAGTCATCTCAGCTTCGGAAACTATACTATAATtgcttcttgtgtttttttttgcatgtgacAGTTTGTGCTGTTCTCCCCAATTATTCTATCTAGTATTCAGTAGCTCACTGTACAAACAAATTGGCCTCAGTGGTCTGGCCTGATTTTAACAAAATCCCCACTTTGTAGGACTTTGCTGGCATAGTTATGTCTTGAGTCAACATGCCTGTATTGTTGTTTATCTTGCTGATCATCTGGAAATCTTCACAAGTGAAGGGACACACATTTAAGATGAAAATAACAATGTGAAGACAGTTTTTTTAAAAGAGAAAGATACAGCCTTAGCACGGGAATGCAGCTCTTTCGTAACAATGTAGCTTAAGTGTTTTTCTGTGTGCATCCACTACAGAAACTGATGCTATCTACATCAACCTGAGAAGCAGGAATGTAGCCATCAGGGAGATTCCCAAAGGATAATTACTGTCTGCGGTCCCTGAGCAATCCAAATAAGTTAGCATGAGCAAACTCTTGACATAAAAGGTGATTGCCCGTTACCTTGGCCATAATTATCTTTTGCTCAGATTCTGCGGCTAATAGCAAACAGGTCATTGGACCACATTGCATGGCTTTTTCTATTACTGTGTTAGCAAGGTCGAGTAGCTATAGCTTTTTTTAAATGATTGCCAAATTTGGTTTGTCTTTTGTATACACTTTCAAGACAAAGCTAGCAGGAATCTTtggaaagacaacaaaatgtaaactctgtcccatctttTTCAGGCAGACCGACTGGGCGCTCCAACAGCCGCAGACAGAACCGAGGAATAGTAGAAGAATGTTGCTTCCGTAGCTGTGACCTGGGCCTCCTAGAACTCTACTGTGCAAAGCCGGTCAAGAAAGAGCGCGATCTCTCTGGGACGCCTTTCAACCTTTTACCACCAGCAAACAAGGTGTGTGATCTATTCATCAGTAAGGTGATCTCTGAAGAACTTTTGAACCCGGCCACCCAGCCACGAGTTTCTGGGGGAGTAGCTGGTAAACAGATAAAGTGAAAGCTGTTCCAGTCACTGTTTCAGCTCCTGCTCCAACATTGGTCTTCGGAGGATAGGGCATGTTAATTATTGCCATCTTCCATTCTATTCTATTATTGCCAGGTATATTAGACAAAATTAAACGTGCCATAGTGCAAAGCAGTTTTGTTAGCTTAATCATTACACTTGCCTCATTTTTCTCAGTATCTGAAATCTGTGTGGTTGTAACATGGGCTGACAGGAAAGCTGCAAGCAACCCAATAGAAACAGCTGTGTTTAAGGCACTTGAAGTGCACCTATAATCACACTGATGGCATTTGCATAGATAACAGTGCACAGAAGGGGGGCATTTGGACCACACTGCTAGTTCATTGAGAAAACAAGGAAGCTCTTCACTTCCCCCAACTCTGGCATGTTATTCTTTTTCACACATATCAATATTGCCATTTTCTAGGttgcttttaattttactttcacCTCCTTTATAAGTCAGTGCTCTTCAGATCCTTTCAACTTGAAGCTGCTCTTTTTTTAAGAAAACCTTATTTTCCCTCTGGTTCTTTTGCCGTGTTATTGTAAATATGTGAGATGTACAAGTCAACCCTTCTGCTGCTGGCATTGTTTTTCCTCACAAtctatcaaaagcttttgtaATTGTGATTGATTTAGCCAGTGTAAGTCATTGGGAGCCTGCTTCCATTGCGCGCCTAAAGATGTCATCAAATGATCAAAACACAATTAATTCCAGTTGCTGGCATTGCAGTTTGGAGTGTTTTTGTATCACAGGAAGCAGTGAATTGGTTTTTCCCTGTGATGTAAGGTATTACTTCTCCACTTTCAACATCAGAGCTTCTATTTTAAGCCTTTTATCTTTTGATGCCGGTGCAAAATTAAGACCATCTGAGAGATTGTTTCATTTAAAATAACTTTATTGAAAGAGAGCTTTTCAGCTGGTGCTCCCCAGAGAGGTATCTCAGTGCAAAGCCTGAAAGGGCAGTCTATTTTCAGTAGCAGGCTTAGGTTTTGATCCACACTCTGTCCTACCAGGCAACTGTATagcaattaatttttaaaaaatcatttcacACAATAGACCCACCTTGTTTCAATTATTTAAAATCTGCTTCCTTCCCTATCGATCTTTCCTACTTGATAGTCCTTCTTTCCATTACAATACAAATGCAGAAGTGACAGATGGGCTATTTTTTTCCTTAAGGACAAAGTTCTGAGGCTCTGCTGGCAGCTTGGCGTCATACTATTTATGAGTTTGCCTATCTAATTGGCGTTACCACATCATTGCCTGAACTTTGACCTGTATCCACACCATGCTTCATGCAACTCGATGCTCACACTGAAACTCTCAATCTTTAATGACCTGTTGTTGCTTCTCCCAGGAAGGCAGACGTGAAAAATACTGCAGCATTCAGAAAGAGAGAACAAAAAAACCTTCCAAAATCTTATTAAAAGGCTTGTTTACTAGTTGACAGTAGTCCAAGCTGTAGATTTTTCTTGCTGTTTGTTTGAGAACTGGCAGTGCTGAGCCAGAGAACAATGGGACATGATAGTTTCCTTATCAGTTCTGAGGCTTGGAACATCAGAGTCTTTGATGTTGTTATAGCATGCATTTGGCATGGCTGCTAATGTTATTTTCATTTAAATTACAGGAAAACTTTAGGAAGCCTTTGGTTGCCAAGTATTCAAAATATGACTTCTGGCAGAAAAGATCTGCCCAGCGTCTTCGAAGAGGCATTCCTCCAAGTTTCAGGGCCCTGAGGCTCAGGAGGCAGGTTGACGAAGTCCAGAGCTTACAGTATGTCAAAATGCTCAAGCCACTTCTGACTCTCCCTGTCAGACAACCTCTTGAAGTCCGAGCATCATCAAAGAAATACTTCAGTcaggaatgatgaagaaatatttTGCACATTTCTTGTGGTAAAAGACAGGGATTATAGCTTTGTACATGACGTCATTTCTGTGGCATTCCAACTGGGTTATTGTTCCCCTTCACCACCCTCTTTCGTTCCCCCACTCGACCTTCCCTCCAGGCCGTTACATACACTTCCCATTCACCCCTT
This genomic interval carries:
- the igf2b gene encoding insulin-like growth factor 2b encodes the protein MDPKCPALCPTCADTACSDNSVKGRKMSPTKHLLFISIAFIMYIIEGVSAAETLCGGELVDTLQFVCGDRGFYFSRPTGRSNSRRQNRGIVEECCFRSCDLGLLELYCAKPVKKERDLSGTPFNLLPPANKENFRKPLVAKYSKYDFWQKRSAQRLRRGIPPSFRALRLRRQVDEVQSLQYVKMLKPLLTLPVRQPLEVRASSKKYFSQE